Proteins encoded in a region of the Panicum hallii strain FIL2 chromosome 3, PHallii_v3.1, whole genome shotgun sequence genome:
- the LOC112884071 gene encoding CBL-interacting protein kinase 19 translates to MAATPPSSRDPSPQRRRPASSAGPPKRGGLLLGRYELGRLLGHGTFAKVYHARHADTGETVAIKVLDKEKALRNGLVPHIKREIAILRRVRHPNIVRLYEVMATKSKIYFVMEYVRGGELFARVAKGRLKEDIARRYFQQLISAVGFCHARGVFHRDLKPENLLVDERGDLKVSDFGLSAVADQFHTDGLLHTFCGTPSYVAPEVLARRGYDGAKADIWSCGVILFVLMAGYLPFHDQNLMAMYRKIYRGEFRCPRWFSRDLTSLLNRVLDTNPETRITVAEIMESRWFLKGFRPVRFYVEDDQVHSLADDENEVPDLGPSQPPPQPPPPQQEDDGDDSGWESDSSVASCPATLSSEERRRPLGSLTRPVSLNAFDIISFSRGFNLSGLFEERGNEVRFVSAQPMQTIVTKLEEIAKVKSFAIRRKDWRVSLEGTRESEKGPLTIAAEVFELTPKLVVVEVKMKAGDREEYEDFCERELKPGMQHLVHHTASVPDIPSDTE, encoded by the coding sequence ATGGCCGCCACCCCGCCGTCGTCGCGGGACCCATCGCCGCAGCGCCGGCGGCCAGCCTCCTCCGCGGGGCCCCCCAAGCGCGGGGGCCTCCTGCTCGGCCGCTACGAGCTGGGCCGCCTCCTCGGCCACGGCACCTTCGCCAAGGTCTACCACGCCCGCCACGCCGACACCGGCGAGACCGTCGCCATCAAGGTGCTCGACAAGGAGAAGGCCCTCCGCAACGGCCTCGTCCCGCACATCAAGCGCGAGATCGCCATCCTCCGCCGCGTGCGCCACCCCAACATCGTCCGACTCTACGAGGTCATGGCCACCAAGTCCAAGATCTACTTCGTCATGGAGTACGTCCGCGGCGGGGAGCTCTTCGCGCGCGTCGCCAAGGGCCGCCTCAAGGAGGACATCGCGCGCAGGTACTTCCAGCAGCTCATCTCCGCCGTGGGCTTCTGCCACGCACGGGGCGTCTTCCACCGCGACCTCAAGCCCGAGAACCTCCTCGTTGACGAGCGCGGCGACCTCAAGGTCTCCGATTTCGGACTCTCGGCCGTCGCCGACCAGTTCCACACCGACGGGCTTCTCCACACCTTCTGCGGCACGCCCTCCTACGTCGCGCCGGAGGTGCTCGCGCGCCGCGGCTACGACGGAGCCAAGGCGGACATATGGTCGTGCGGTGTCATCCTCTTCGTGCTCATGGCAGGCTACCTTCCTTTCCACGACCAGAACCTCATGGCGATGTATCGTAAGATTTACAGGGGGGAATTCCGGTGCCCGAGGTGGTTCTCCAGGGATCTTACCAGTCTCTTGAATCGTGTGCTTGACACGAACCCAGAGACGAGGATTACCGTGGCTGAGATCATGGAGAGCAGATGGTTTCTGAAGGGGTTCCGACCGGTCAGGTTCTATGTCGAGGATGACCAGGTGCACAGTTTGGCAGACGATGAGAATGAGGTGCCGGACCTGGGGCCTAGTCAGCCTCCTCCTCAGCCACCTCCACCACAGCAAGAGGACGACGGTGATGACTCTGGGTGGGAATCAGACTCGTCCGTAGCATCCTGCCCAGCCACATTGTCATCGGAGGAGAGAAGACGGCCCCTTGGATCTCTCACACGGCCAGTAAGTCTAAATGCGTTTGATATCATATCATTCTCAAGAGGATTCAATTTGTCGGGGTTGTTTGAGGAGCGCGGCAACGAAGTGAGGTTTGTCTCAGCACAACCCATGCAAACGATTGTAACAAAATTGGAGGAGATTGCAAAGGTGAAGAGCTTTGCAATTCGGCGGAAGGACTGGCGGGTGAGTCTGGAAGGCACAAGGGAAAGTGAGAAGGGTCCATTGACAATTGCGGCCGAGGTATTTGAGCTCACACCAAAacttgtggtggtggaggtgaaGATGAAGGCAGGGGACAGGGAAGAGTATGAGGACTTCTGTGAGAGGGAGTTGAAACCTGGGATGCAGCACCTTGTGCACCATACAGCCTCCGTTCCAGATATACCTTCTGATACTGAGTAG